The sequence GTCAATACTGATCTACTCTACAGCAGCCAGCATGGCCTGCACACCATTTATTCTTGACGGTGGAATATCAACAGAGTTGGAGGAAAGAGGATTTCACATTCAGGTATACTCAAATACAGACTAATGCAAAGTCTACCAGGACCAGTAACTGTTTATGtgggttaataataataataataataataataataataataattaaataaagaattgaTTAATGACTTGTTCTTGCAGGGAGATCCTTTATGGAGTGCAAGAATTTTGTATACAAATCCAAATGCTGTTAAGGATGCACATTACAGGTAAcgacatttttattattattacaactgaACGTGTGTGAGTTAATACCGAACTCAAAATGCTTGAATAGATAAATCTGTCTGTTTGTAGCTTTCTTCAGAGTGGATCTGATGTAATCACAACAGCCACATACCAAGCTAGTATTGAAGGATTCACTAAGCATCTTGGTTTTAAACCTGAGGAGGCTGAGGACCTAATGATGTCAGGGGTCCGATTAGCTAGAGAGTCAGTAGCAGACTTCATGGCCAGCACCTGTTTTACAGCAGGTGTGTCCCCACATGATTCCTGTCAACTCTCACTTCATGGCTGAGAGTCTACGAAGGTAAAGGTGGTTTCATGTCTGAATGTGATATTCTAATGATCATTAATAGTGCAAGTGCTGTTGGTTTTCCAGACAGAAAAGTGCCTTTGGTGGCAGGTTCAATTGGACCTTTCGGGGCTTTTTTGCATGACGGTTCAGAGTACACAGGAGTCTATGCAAGCAGCATGAGTGTAGAGGTATGGTGAACTGAACACTCTTTGCACACTGTTACTGCAGGACCGATCATACTATGTGTAAAACCTCTACCATAATTCACCTCAGGAGCTGAAGAATTGGCATCGGCCACAGATTCGCTGCTTAGTGGCTGCAGGAGTTGATCTACTTGCATTGGAGACCATACCGAGTCTTAAGGAGGCAGAAGCCTTGGTGGAGCTGCTGAGGGAGTTTCCTGATGCTAAAGCCTGGCTCTCCTTTTCCTGCAAGGTAACTACCAGTAGAGCATTGACTAAGTTGTATggtttgtatatacagtatctcacaaaagtgagtacacccctcacatttttgtaaatatttgattatatcttttcatgtgacaacactgaaaaaatgacactttgctacaatgtaaagtagtgaatgtacagcttgtgtaacagtgtaaatttgctgtcccctcaaaataactcaacacacagccattaatgtctaaacagctggcaaaaaagtgagtacacccctaagtgaaagtgtccaaattgagcccaaagtgtcaatattttgtgtggccaccattattttccagcactgccttaacactcttgggcatggagttcaccagagattcacaggttgccactggaatcctcttccactcctccatgacgacatcatggagctgctGGGTGTTAGATACCTTGTgatcctccaccttctgtttgaggatgccccacagatgctcaatagggtttaggtctggagacatgcttggccagtccatcaccttcaccctcagcttctttagtgtgtttggggtcattatcatgctggaatactgccctatggcccagtctccgaagggagaggatcatgctctgcttcagtatgtcacagtacatgttggaaTTCATGGTtctctcaatgaactgtagctccccagtgccggcagcactcatgcagccccagaccatgacactcccatcaccatgcttgacgccacacacgcttgacaccatctgaaccaaataagtttatcttggtgtcatcagaccacaggacatggttccagtaatccacgtccttagtctgcttgtcttcagcaaactgtatgCGGGCTttcttctgggacgacagccatgcagaccaatttgatgcagtgtgcggcgtatggtctgagcactgacagactgaccccccaacccttcaacctctgcagcaatgctggcagcactcgtacatctatttcccaaagacaacctctggatatgacgccgagcacgtgcactcaacttctttggtcgtccatggcgaggcctgttctgtgtggaacctgtcctgttaaaccgctgtatggtcttgaccactgtgctgcagctcagtgtcagggtcttggcaatcttcttatagcctagcccatctttatgtagagcaacaattctttttttcagatcctcggAGAGTTCTTTGctatgaggtgccatgttgaacttccagtgaccagtatgagggagtgtgagagtgatgacaccaaatttaacacacctgctccccattcacacctgagaccttgtaacactaacatggctaactgggcccaattaagacattttcacttaggggtgtactcacttttgttgccagaggtttagacattaatggctgagtgttgagttattttgaggggacagtaaatttacactgttacacaagctgtacactcactactttacattcatacattttacatagcaaagtgacatttcttcagtgttgtcacatgaaaagatacaatcaaatatttacaaaatgtgaggggtgtactcacttttgtgagatactgtagcaacgttacattatatggccaaaagcatGTCGGACGCATGACCTTCATGCCTATGGATGGGTCTTCCGCAAATTGCtgctacaaagttggaagcacaggATTGTCTAGAACGTTTCTGTAGCTTTAATATtttccttcactgaaactaaggggctccaaacatgttccagtatgacaatagCCTTGTACACAAAGCAAGGACCATGAAGACATGGATTcatgtggaagaacttgagtgtgctgcacagagccctgacctcaaccccactgaacatctttgggatgaactggaacactgattgtacctcctcacctgacagtccctgacctcactaatactcttgtggctgaatgaacacacatccccacagccacactccaaaatctagtgtaaagccttcccagaagtgtggcTGTTATTAGCAGCAAAGGTGGGACAAACTCAGGCATGatatgttcaacaagcacatatgatgGTGATGgctaggtgtccacatatttttggacGTATAGTGTGGGTGAGGCTTAtccaaataaaatgaatcatttacagTAAATGTACGACTATAGTGCACTGATCCTAAATTTTAACGTCAATAGCAGCAGACCTCAGCTAATACCCAACACTGATCCAATGCCGATCCAGCATTTTGAGTCTGTAGCAAAgtttcagtgaaaaaaaactTCTGAATTTTCAGACACATGTTTAAATATCCTGGTACCCATTACTGAAGGTGTATAAAAGACATTAGCATCTTGTTTTCAGGATACCCAGAGTATTTCGGATGGTAACGCGTTTGCCAAGGCTGTTCAGGTGACCAGTAACTCCCCTCAGCTGGTGGCTGTTGGGGTAAACTGTTCTCCACCTGCTCTAGTGAAACCTCTTCTCGAATCAGCCAAGTCACACAAGGCACCCGACATGAACTGGGTGGTCTATCCGAACAGTGGAGAAGGCTGGGATCATATCACAGGGTGAGTGCATCAACAGTGTTAAACTTCTAGATGTCTTAGCCATGATCAAACCTTAAATCTTCTGTATGAGTATTGCACCAAGAAaggaactaaaaaaaacaaaaaggtgtgctgttataggaaaataatccataacAGGGTGGTGTGAAAATTTTCTTCCTAAAACAATCATGGCTcaaagtgtgttattccatTTATTACAGGGATTTCCCAtgatttaaagtgtttttaatttattaaagaacatcataatacttttatgtatttatagttacatttacagttGTGGAATGTCCCTGAgccaagttagttcctgttgtcaccgACATTATAGCGGCTATGTACAGTTGTTCTCTCGCCAGCCTCTCactcaaagttaataagacaaaaatgcagccTGTCGTGTAACTGAGAAACTAGAAAAAGTGCAAAAgtcctctatcctgaagactctcTGTGGTCAGAATACATACCGAccattacaaagtgctgactcTCGACTCtcttaatgttaaataaatgtctccttatagaaagcctcaccatatcaatgattacacggtttaaaaaaaaaaaaaaattctatttattattacgTAGACttacattacatggagcatctGCCACACAAGTCCATGAGCTGTcaccatagaaacaataacatattagaatgatttttatttctgaCCAATCTTATTTGAGCATTGAACAGcacactgtggtataattaaTGTATTGTCCACATTTGCAGATGGAGAAGAGACAAAACGATTCCATTTACAGAGCTAAGTGTCGAGTGGAAAGAACAAGGAGCTTTGTGGATTGGTGAgccaaacatatttttttttacatcttatATTAAAAACAGGGAAGCAAATATCCTGAATCATTCTTCTGCCTAGATTTGATGAGTAAAACCCTTTTTTGCTCTTTTGACAGGAGGCTGTTGCCGTATCAGTCCTGCTGACATTGCACAGTTAAAAAGTCGTTTAACCCAGCCACAAAAGTCACAAAGTtaagaccccccccccacacacacacacaccatcatcatcatcaccaccaccacattgATCAGTGGACCACTATTTTTTACAAGAAattgtataaatatttattaagaaataaaagTGACCACCTATTTCCagttcacactttttttttttttttttttttttgtatgtacgACTTCAGGTAAGTGTAGACACTCATCATAATACACACTCGAGATGCTGCTGAGGCAAAAATAACAACGGTTACACTACGGTTCACGTAATTTGAAAGCCACCATGCTCTCTTACAGCTTTTCACAAAGCACTGATTCAGACACCATACACAATAATAGAAGTGTCACTGATGTTTCGTTTCACAGTTATTGCCCCATGTGATTACACCACCTTAAATGAGGAGAGAGTCCTCATGATCAAACAGTCCTCCTGTTTCACACGTGTCAGTGTGGTCGTTCTATTTTCTCATGGCTTCTACTGATGTTAATACACTTTAAAAGTTAATCACAACATACATTATATGCGTAATGTAATTTACTCACTAAGTTAGCCCATTCTGTGCTTCAGGTGTTTATGAACAAGTCCTTCTTTGAAGCATGTGACTTGAACGACACTAATGGAATGTGTCACGCACATAAAATACTCGCCTTACATTTGGGCTTATAGATAGCTGCACGTTTTTCTTTGATCTGCCTGTTTTTTTACCAATCCTATTTCTAGAGACATCTCTGCAATGATCAAAAAGAAGTAATCCCCACCCCCCAGTTCAAATATACCTCAAAATTTTGCCTGGCTTGAAAAAATTGTGTAGAAATTCCAATGGAAAATAACCACTTCATTTTCAGTCAGCGATGTCCTCATCCAGGTCGCTGTCAGGGCAGCCTCTGTGGCTGTACTCTACAGTATTGGAGATCCTTTTCCACGCTTGCTCGGATTTCTGATTCCCTGTGCTGTGAGAGCGGCCCAGGTGCCCGTGTTTGGTCTCGCCATCGCCTACAGCCTCCCCTGCTGAAGTCTGGCTCCTCTGATCTGCTCCCTGTTGGTGGTTATCATGCCTCAGATTCTCTAGGTTTAGTGCCCAAGGTCCAATTTTCTGCCAGTTCACCCTTTGGAAGGCCATGAGACAGTGTAGGTTGCCTCCCAcctaaaaataaaaggaaatgaaaagtgTTATTTCATTGATAAGTAAGCACCTCCCATATATAGTGttgatgataatgagtctttattaaatCACATATTCATATCAACATTATGGTACGAGACATGTTGGAATTCTTAAGTCACTAACCTTTTTGGTTTTCCGAAACTGAATGCCTCTTTCTGTATGACGAATGTCCAAGTATTCTGGGTTCTGTGTGTTCAGGTCAGTCACAATATCTGCCCACCTAAATTTTATGCATGGCATCAGGTTTTGCAGAATATAAACTAATGACTAATTCAACCATAGCAGCTTTTAGAGACTCAAACTACAATTCACATTTTCTTGATTTATATGCCTATATCTATATCCATTGGATTTCCTGACTAGACTTACATTACAATACTAATCACCATCCATTAATTTATTCCTCTTCAGTAATCGTTTGATCATGGTCAGGGTAGCGGTGGATccgaagcctatcccaggaacactgggcgtgaggcAAGAATGCACCCTGGGTGGGACaccaatccatcacacacacacattcacactaagGGGGTGTAAtgcagccaatccacctaccagaatcgggttgtttttttgttttgttttttgagagGGGTGAACATAATGACACAGAGTAACCCACACTTACTATAATCAGCATATGCAGTTgaataataaaaggaaaagGTACTTTTTACAGTGGATGGCAGGATGTTTCCTGCTTGGTTCCCCAATAAGAATCCAATGCTCCATTTCATTCAGAGCAAGTGGTCCCCtgaaagtaaagaaagtaaatgttaaattattttttttaaaggattccAACCTATTAAAAAACATGGAATGTTATTCTAATTGATTATCTACTGGTGTGTACAGTTTCAGTGTTATCATGTAAGGATACTGCTGGGCGAATAATCGTTTACAAGAGGAGATCACTTTTCCCCCCCAAGTGCAACAAAGAATGACTAAATAAAGGAAGAAAGCAATTGTTTATGCGGTGTACCTGTAAGCTTTGGCTGCTTTTAATGGTGTAGCTTCAAAGCCCACGGGACAGAAGTAGTGGTTCTGACAGTGGTAAATATAGGCCATAGATTCATCTCTCAATCCCTGGGTCAGCTTAAGCAATGCTCCTTCAGCTAATCAAGGGAAGCAACATCACAAATGGTACATTTCATTAATATATGCATggtcatttaataaataaataaatcagtaatatgTTCTGCAGCAATTTGGTGACAAACACAGAAACTACAGTGGTTAGTATTTCATAGTATAAcagtgtaatttttaaaaatgatcctACTAGCAGTACCCGATGACGTCTACAAATGAGTCTGAGAAAATCACAGACCATGAACCTGGGACTGGTCCCAGTTTCATGGTCTGTGATTTTCTCAGACTCATTTGTAGATGTCAGGTACCACTAGTAAAAGTAGGATCACTTAGAAATGCCCTCTGTTAATGTGTGAAAGGTGGTTAAACACAAACCATATTCTTGAGTTGATGGGAAAGGGCAACAATGGCAaacaaaagtaaagaaaaagtaTACAAAGCATGGGTACATGGAGTTCAGAATATTTCTGATTTGTATATTTCTTATTCTGAAATCAGTCTTGTTACATGATTATATGATTACAGTATATTCATTATAGACCAATGCTTTTTATGTTGTGTTTGGATTTTTTCCCCTAAATATGGCATCAAACACTTCTAAAGTTCACAATATGTAAATCAATTTTAAAgtgatttttaatatttaactcGCCAGTCTCTCCTGCTGTCTTGTGCTTCCCATGGGGTTTATATAGAATATAAGAGCATCCTCGAACACGGAAATGGTCATTGATCTGTCTGAACCATCTGTGCCAAAACAAGAACAGAGACTGTGAGAATATAACTATCAAGTactgtgctgtgaaaaagtcttttcttctgtttttgtgtatagctcatactaaattgtttcagaaataaacaaaatctaagataaaagaaaggcaacctgagtaaacacgaaatacagtttttaaatgaatgttatttattgtaacaaaaaggttatccaataccaatgtgtgaaaatgtatttgctcctgtagttactaattccccaaatctatgaaactacattcataatggAGTTCATCTGGACTAGACAGAACCAGCCCTGATtgctgcaaaccctgttcatttggcattttggcagacgcccttatccagatcGACTTATCAATCATATCaacagttaaaaggtcttatccagtaacacactatgccaaagttgaaagaaattccagaaatgatgaagaaagtgactgaaatacatcagtctgggaagggttacaaagctattttaaaggctctgggaatccaaagaaccacagtgaaagccattatctccaaatggaaacaGGCAGTGAACCTTTTTACTCCAAAAGCACAGCAaatactcatccagcaagtcacaaaaaagccaaggacaacatcaaagaacctacaggcctctctcgcatcaataaaggtcactgttcatgactccaccatcagaaagacactgggcaaaaatgacacccatggaagagtggcgaggcaaaaaccactgctaacccagaagaacattaaggctcatctgaattttgccaaaacacatcttGATAATCCTCAACCCtcttgggagaatgttctgtggactgatgaatagaaagtggaactgtttgggtcctgttacatctggtgtaaaccaaacaccacaGACCGAAttacacaaaaagaacatcgtacctacggtcaagcatggtggtggtagtgtgatggtgtggggatgctttgcagcttcagggcctgggcaacttgtaataattgagggaaacatgaattctgtccggtcttcagtctgtaaattgaaactcaagcacaactggattacaCAGCAAGGCaataatccaaagcataggaataAGTCCACCTCTAAATGGctcgaaaaaaaaagaagaagcaaaattcatgttttggagaggcctagtcaaagtcctgactcgAACCATTTGAGAttctgtggcaggaccttaaacaggcagtttGTGCTCGAAAAACCTCCAATGTGGCtaaactaaagcagttctgcaaagaagagtgggtcaaaattccaccacagcgctgtaaagcctgatctccagttatcggaagcgtttggttgcagttattgctgctaaagttggcacaaccagattttaagtttaaggggcaattagtttttccacaTGGGTGATCAGTGTTGGACTTCGGAATTCTTTTTATCTcaattaaaatacataaaaactattgtgtgtttactcaggttgcctttgttttatgttgtatttcgtttgaagatctaaaactatttagtatgagctatacacaaaaacagaagaaatcaatatacttttaaacaaaatactttttccacagcactgtacttcaaa comes from Ictalurus punctatus breed USDA103 chromosome 11, Coco_2.0, whole genome shotgun sequence and encodes:
- the zgc:172121 gene encoding homocysteine S-methyltransferase YbgG, coding for MACTPFILDGGISTELEERGFHIQGDPLWSARILYTNPNAVKDAHYSFLQSGSDVITTATYQASIEGFTKHLGFKPEEAEDLMMSGVRLARESVADFMASTCFTADRKVPLVAGSIGPFGAFLHDGSEYTGVYASSMSVEELKNWHRPQIRCLVAAGVDLLALETIPSLKEAEALVELLREFPDAKAWLSFSCKDTQSISDGNAFAKAVQVTSNSPQLVAVGVNCSPPALVKPLLESAKSHKAPDMNWVVYPNSGEGWDHITGWRRDKTIPFTELSVEWKEQGALWIGGCCRISPADIAQLKSRLTQPQKSQS